TTTGCCAACATGTGTATAAGAATCCCAATCTTATATACGTGGTTATAAATAAATCTGATCAAGGATTAATTAACACACTGTACTGATAAAGCTATGAATGTGTTTCCTAGTCATGAGCATTTAACATACACTAAACCACTGTCCTCATAACTTTAGAAGGTACCCAGtgagagtgatttttttctttcaactggAAGACATTGGACTAAGtctgtagatttaaaaaaaaaattttttttttttcaacgtttatttatttttgggacagagagagacagagcatgaacgggggaggggcagagagagaaggagacacagaatcggaaacaggctccaggctctgagccatcagcccagagcccgacgcggggctcgaacccacggaccgcgagatcgtgacctggctgaagtcggacgcccaaccgactgcgccacccaggcgcccccaagtctGTAGATTTTTGAAGCTGTCACAGGTTGGTGGAGGGGTAGGTAGGGTATTTGGTTGAGGCCAGGAATGCTTAAAAATACTGATTAGGCGCAGGACAACCTAATAAGAAAGGAATTATCTGgaccaaaatgaccaagcagtgTCAAGCTGTAGAAAACCTGACAGGGTATTCCCAAAATAGATAGTATTAACTTTcatatttccccccatttttgCTGCTGGAGATTCTAAATGGTTATCACACTGACAGAATTCTTCATTTTGCAGGAATCTGACTTGCAATGCTAGATGTTTACCAATCCATACTGTTACCCATGATGATTGTGATAATCTCAGGTCAGTTTTTCAGCAGCCCATCAGAGGGAAATATAACATCACTTACAGGTAGAACATATTTGGTGCCATAGACAGAACTTACTTGAATTCTTGATTCCTGAATGTCTGTTATTTTAGCCAGTTTTTTCCTGGTTGTAATATCAGGGAATTGGTTCCTCTCAAAAGCTTGAAGTAGGATATGTGATTGAGGTCTTGTGATGGATGTCCAgtcttctctggctgcttttggtAAGTATTCTAAAAGAGAACATGGAACAGAAGGTGTCTTTCAGGACAGTTCTCATATTTGAACTGAAAACTTGAACCTAGGAAGATAATGCTGACACTCCCCCTGAATCCCTGAGGTTGACAGAACAGGATGCCACCCTGCTTAGAGCAGCAAGACAAAAGGCCCAGAGCCTTGCGTGCTAAGAACCTGCCTGTCGCACCCAGCTGTGGGGCCATGCTTTTATTTCTGACGCTAGGGTGCCCAGAACAAGCTGTAAATGCCTCCTaagataatgatttttttgtCGAGAATATGGGCACAACATGCAGAGagcctttttcattttctctgggatCCACTGAAGAAACGCATTTGGACCAGTGGATTCTTACCTTGAGACCGAGGCAGCTGATTTTGTTCCTGGGTTTCATCTTAAGGAGCATCCAAATTCCAATTGTCTTTGTTTGGATCTGAGGTTTTTAAGTCAAATCTAAGTGGGAGAAGAAGATGTTGAAGTCATGTAATTCAATCTGTGTTGTTCCAAGTATCAAGGCAAGGCAATTAAATGAAATTGATTTGATCAACTGCCATTGGGATAATATCCATAAAAAAAAGTGATGTATTATCCTGGGAGTTATTATGAGCATACAATTCAAGACAGCATTTCTTTTATGGTCATCCTCATGGTATCCCAAGTAAAATTCCCTGATTGAAGAGACACTGTTCTATCAAAGGAGAtcgatatttctttttctccctttccctcccatctctctctcataACATGTCTTATATGTGTGGATGTCTTTTCTTGGGCCCTATCATCTCTTCATAAGaagtaccattttattttatgtaataaacacagaagaaataccattttattatatataatacatacagaaTTGATTGTGAAAAGAATTTCTTTAGATGGGGAGTAAATTAGCCATGGTCCAAGAGCTGTACTAACATTCATCCACATTCCCTCTTATCCCATAATCAGCAATAAGTAAGGAGACTTCTAGGACCCAGTACACCTTGCTGTGAAACTCTTGTCACTAATATAACCATTTgaactctttctttgtttcctcattaCTGGAGTCAGATTTGCAGTGTActttctaattgttttattttgataatttgcAATAGGAATTAGGGTATTAATGACAACCAATATTTAACAAATCTCTCTCTTatccaggcattgtgctaaaagGTTATCTGCTTTCTAAATGAGAATATTTGCAGGTAAGCCTTAAGCACATCACCAGATAGTCCCATAGTATGTACTTTTATTACTGGGAATTGAATAAGCTATCTCTTCACACCCAGAACTAATGCATGAAgaagagtaaaacatttctctcCAGCATCCCCTCAGACTGAGGACCTTCTAGCCAATGGCATATTggaggctctgtgcagacacaaAACTAGGaactcataattttcttctaaaagcacACTTTTATTGAtcttcattgtttgtttgtttgtttgtttgttttttcaacgtttttatttatttttttttgggacagagagagaacatgaacgggggaggggcagagagagaaggagacacagaatcggaaacaggctccaggctctgagccatcaggccagagcctgacgcggggctcgaactcccggaccgcgagatcgtgacctggctgaagtcggacgcttaaccgactgcaccacccaggcgccccatgatcttCATTGTTTTAAATGCTGTTTGGTTTAATTGTTTACAGCTATCGAAGAAATCCAACTTAGTTTAATTTTTACATCAGTACCATTCAAAATAATACAATATGGGattttcatatacttaaaaattttttaattaaattatttttaagtttgtttattttgagaaagagcgagcacaagctggggaggggcagagagaaggagggggaatcccaagcacagagcctgatgtggggttcaaactcacagacattgagatcatgacttgagctgagatcaagagtcagatgctttatcaactgcgccacacaggcaccctgttcgttttttagttttgagaaacagtatgagcaggggaggggtagagcgagagggagacacagattcaaagcaggctccaggctctgagctctcagcacagaggccaacgtggggctcgaactcatgaaccttgaaatcatgacctgagccaaagtcagatgcccaactgtcTGACCCAGACCCCTacttcatatgtgtgtgtgaaaatcaCATTTCAGGTGTTTAAAAAAACCTAGCCTGAAAATTGGGAATTTATGTGAGTTCTTGCCCCACAGTTTCCTCATAATTACGTATTAATCATCATTCTGCAGGATATATCACAACACTTTTTTaagatctttgttttttaatttttttaaagatttatttttgagagagaaagcacgagtggaggaggagcagagagagggagagagaatcccaagcaggctctgtgctgtcaatgcagagcctgacatggagttcgatcccacaagccgtgagatcatgacctttctCacgatggacacttaaccaactgagccacccagctgccccaaagatattttattttattttattttattttattttattttattttattttattttattttatttattttattttattttattttattttattttattttatttttttaaagattttttatttttatttatttgttcaatatatgaaatttattgtcaaattggtttccatacaacacccagtggtcatcccagaaggtgccctcctcaatacccatcacccaccctcccctccctcccaccccccatcaaccctcagtttgttctcagtttttaacagtctcttatgctttggttctctcccactctaacctcttttttttttttttctttcccctcccccatgggtttctgttaagtttctcaggatccacataagagtgaaaacatatggtatctctttctctgtatggcttatttcacttagcatcacactgtccagttccatccatgttgatacaaagggccatatttcattctttctcattgccacgtagtattccattgtgtatataaaccacaatttctttatgcattcatcagttgatggacatttaggctctttccataatttggctattgttgagagtgctgctataaacattgaggtacaagtgcccctatgtgtcagtactcctgtatcccttgggtaaattcctagcagtgctattactgggtcatagggtaggtctatttttaattttctgaggaacctccacactgttttccagagaggctgcaccaatttgcattcccaccaacagtgcaagagggttcccgtttctccacatcctctccagcatctatagtctcctgatttgttcattttggccactctgactggcgtgaggtgatatctgagtgtggttttgatttttatttccctgataaggagcgacgttgagcatcttttcatgtgcctgttggccatccggatgtcttctttagagagaagtgtctattcatgttttctgcccatttcttcactgggttatttgtttttcaggtgtggagtttggtgagctctttatagattttggatactagccctttgtccgatatgtcatttgcaaatatcttttcccattccgtgggttgccttttagttttgttggttgtttcctttgctgtgcagaagctttttatcttcataaggtcccagtaattcatttttgcttttaatttccttgcctttggggatgtgtcgagtaagagattgctatggctgaggtcagagaggtcttttcctgctttcttctctagggttttgatggtttcctgtctcacattcaggtcctttatccattttgagtttatttttgtgaatggtgtgagaaagtggtctagtttcatcgttctgcatgttgctgtccagttatgCCAacaccgtttgttaaagagactgtcttttttccattggatattctttcctgctttgtcaaagattagttggccatacttttgtgggtctagttctggggtttctattgtattccattggtctatgtgtttttttgtgtcagtaccatgctgtcttgatgattacagctttgtagtagaggctaaattctgggattgtgatgcctccttctttggtcttcttcaaaattactttggctattcggggccttttgtggttccatatgaattttaggattgcttgttctagcttcaagaagaatgctggtgcaatttgattgggattgcattgaatgctttgggtagtattgacattttgacaatatttattcttccaacccatgagcatggaatgttttaatCACTatcccagtgtagggcttgaactcacaaccctgaaatcaagagttacatgttctagtgactgagccagccaggtgccccagtatgtaTCAATACTTAATGATACCATATTATTAGAGTGTCCTAATTTCCTAAATTGCCTAAATCTCAAAAATTGATGTATCTCCCATTGGGAGATCCTGAACCAGTATATTCTCCTCCTGTCAGTGAATATACCCAGTCGGTATTTCCACAATTGGTAAAAGATACACAGTTCTTGCTTTTAGtatacaacaataaaaatcttCTGAGTAACATACCTGACATCAAAGAATTACCTGAGAGTCTTGATCCCAGCATTTCTCTTTACCTGGAATCTGACAGATCATGAAATAGAAACCTAATGCTTATGTGAATTTTATACTCTGGAATGCCAATTTCCTTGCCCCATTGTTTCCTGGTAGCTTTATCAGAGTAAGGGTTTTGTTCAAATGATGCTTGGAggatatccttttttattttcattaaaattttttaaaaaatgttttattatctatttttgacagagagacagggtgcaagcaggggttgggagggcaggggcagagagagagggagacacagaatctgaaacaggctccaggctctgagttgtcagcacagagcccgatgtgaggctcaaactgatgaactgtgagatcatgacctgagcagaagttggaggcttaaccaactgagccacccaggccccccttggAGGATATCCTTTTGACTCTGGTTGTAAACAGTCCTGCCTTTCCAGGTTTCTTTTTGTAGTCTGCCTGGtcaagagaaaatgggaagaggagTACGAAGGACATGTTTATGGATTAAAAACTCTGTGTGAACATATGTCATATGTTTTTCTAGGATGAAAGCCTGTAGGTTCATCAATGattctatatatttaatatttttttaaaagttgattcattttgagatagagagttgTGGTGGGCGTGGGGgcgtggggagagaatcccaagcaggtgccacactatcagtgtggcacccaactcagggctcaaactcacaaaccatgagatcatgacctgagccgaaatcaggagtcagatgcttaaccagctgagctgcccGAGCACtgcaagtgtctgactcttgatttccactcaggttatgatttcacagttagaTTGAGTCCTAGTTCTTGATAATGAgactcacactgggctctgtgctgtcagtgaggagcttgcttgggattctctatctccctggctgccccctccctcatgctttctctctctctttctctctcttaaaaaaaaaaaaaaagcaaaaggagacccaggtgccccatacatttTAAAGGTAGGTGTTCCATATATATGCTTTTCTCCATTTACAAAGTCAACTTTGAAACTTTTGACAACCTACTTGTGGGACTCCTGGCTGttactttaaatggaaaattcCAATCTCCAATTTTAAAGCACCCATCAATCCTCTAACAACTTATCAATGCAAAACAGCTCCTGTTCCAACGATCTGTCCCTCTAATTATGATTgtgatttcacttttataaacTCTGGGAAATAAAGCACATGGCATTACTGAAGAAGAGAGCAAAATGCAGATGAAAATTTGCCACTCGCAGTGCTGTTCAAACCCATCTTGGGAAGAGGTACCTGGACTCCGTGGAGGTCACTGGGCAACTGAGCAGCTCTGGAAGACGACAGGCTTATCAACACCAAGGGTGGCCCACCCATTTCTTATATACCTTTCTATCTAATCCCTTCATTATTGTTCAACACTTTTAGAAAGAAACTTGAAGTAATCAGATTAAGAGGAAGTACAGATTCTACCAGgcagttttaaaactttaaagataCCCTAATATCTTTCCAAATATGTCTTAGAATCTGTGCTCTCTAGTGTACATACACTatgcaatttatatatatatatgcaatacatatatgcatttatatatttaaaacattatgttCTCCATGTTGTActcatgctttttaattttggcttgatattatttataattttggaaaGATCTAcctacattatatatatttttatttattgaaaataatttttaattattttttagagagagagacagcgcatgagctggggaggggcagagagagggggagacagaatccgaagcaggctccaggctctgagctgtcagcccagagcccattgCGAGGCCTGAACTCAgtaaccgtaagatcgtgacctgagctgaatttggatgtgtaactgactgagtcacccaggcacccttttttcttttcctttttcttttctttttctttttttttttttttttaagtttatttatttattgtgagagagagagaaagtacaagttcgggagaggcagagagaaagggagagagagaatcccaagcaggctccacactgtgagtgcggagcctgatgtggggcttgaactcatgaactggttaagttagatgcttaactgactgagccacctaggcacccctatatttttcatcttttttttaacgtttatttttgaggaagagacacagtgcaagcaagggaggggcagagagagacacacacacacagcatccaaagctggctccaggctctgagctgtcagtacagaccccgacgtggggcttgaactcacaaaccataagatcatgacctgagccgaggttagatgcttaactgattgagccacccaggcgcccctatacattttttaagtttatttttcttgagatagagagggaaagaatcccaagcaggccctgtgctgtcaccatgaaccatgagatcatggcctgagctgaaaccaagagtcagatgcttaaatgactgagccacccagccacccccgaGAAATCTCATTCTTGCCTATCCAAAGGCCACAGTTGTATAAGCCAATTCTTTATAACAAATGTCTTtatttgtacatatgtatatatacatgtgcacacacatgtatgtataatttCACTAGTTTCCTGTGAGTTCAGAATGCTACTGATCCTCTTTCTCTGGTTGAGACCAAATGATACAGAAGTTAGTACTTCAGGTCACCTGACCAGGCAAAGAATCAACACCATGTGAGGTGTGTTGCTGAGGTCAAAGGAAATTTGAATTGGCAATGGAAGAAAATAGCTACTATCTTGGGCCATTTGCAGAAGTGAGGACATACTAGTTATGAGAATTTTGCTATGAATttgtacatatattaaaatatttttttgtattcttctcACAGTTATTCCCTAATGATCCAGTATAAGGTGCTTTAATAATAGttaactttataattattttaagtaggctccacgcccaacatggggcctgaactcaggaccctgaggtcaagagtggcGAGCTCTACCGGCTGAGCTAGTCAGGCGTCCCAATAATAGTTAACTTTACATCATCATATTTGAGGAGCATCAAAAAAGAAGGGTGCACATCACCCAAGGGTGTTGCATCTTTTTTTGGAGAAAGGATTAGCACGTTTCTATTGTAATCAGGATAGTTGTGCCGTATTAGGCAGAAATCGCACtttgttgtaattttttaaatttggaaatcatTTATGGTTCTAGGAGAGGTGTATGGTTTATAGCTAGGCAAGGTGTAGCCTGAGATGGTGACTTTTAAGTGTCAGCTAAGCTACAGAACTTAGTTTTTCACTCATCTAGGTGTTTCTGTATTCATATTTTGTAGATGTGTTTGAAGTCCACAATCACTTGACTTTAAGGGAGATTTTCCTATATAATCTGGCTGAACCTAAGTCATTCAACTGAAGGGCCAAAAGGTCAGAGTGGAGGCTTCCCTTCAAAGACattcttcctggggcacctgggtggctcagtcggttaagcatcctacttcggctcgggtcatgatgtcgcagtttgtgagtttgagccccgcatcaggctctgtgctgacagctcagatcctggagcctgctttggattctgtgtctccctctctctgctcctcccctgctcatgctttctctccctctctctctcagaaataaagaaactttaaaagaaaacaaaaacaaaaacgttctTCCTGTTGATAGATGCTTGGCCCATGCTCAAGAGTTCAGCCCATACTATGAGTTTTGGAATTGCTTAGTGAGTCTCTACAGTCACATAAACCAATTCCTTGCAATTAATCACTATATGTACTGATTCTGTATCTCTGGTTGAATAGTTGAACTCTGCCTAATACAATCaccaaattgtttatttttttaaatgtttaagagagacagagctcgagtgggggggtgcaaagagagagggagagaatcccaagcaggcttcatactcatcatggagcctgacgtgggcctcgatgtcacagttcatgagccaaaatcaagagtaggatgcttaaccggctaagAGGCACCCcacaaattgtttcttttttaaatgatgacatttaacaagaaaaaaagtgtatatgTGGATTTGTCATGGAGACAAGCCACGGGTGATGGAAAACTTGATTGAATCCTAGAAAGATCGTTACTCATGTTATGCCTCTGTAAAGTTTTTGGTAAAACTATATTAGctgtgggggcacttgggtggctcagtggttaagcgtccgacttcagctcaggtcatgatctcatggctcgtgagttcgaaccccccatggggctctgtgctgacagcttggagcctggagcctgctacagattctgtgtctccctctctctctgctcctcctctgcttgtgctctctttctctcaaaaataaatagacattgaaaaaatataaaaatctttataaaaagaaaaaatttacgTTAGCTGTGAAAGCTTAGCAAAAAATGGGCGAAACCCTCTTGTGCTTTGAATTATGGGTAACAAAATATCTCTGTCATGTTTCATATGCTTTTGGCCATTATTGCCTGGGAACatctagaaagaaatgagctcaGAAAGAAATGTGTTAATAAAGGTACCTTCTAttactggtgaaaaaaaaatgaatgtcttGTTCAGCGGGAAGAAGGGTAGGAGATAGAAAAGATGCGTGAACTTCAAGGTAAGGTGTACAGGTAGATTTCTACTCATTTCAATGAAGAAATAAGAACTTGGAGACACACTTTGTAACAAAAATTTTATGCATAGTTAAGGAACGCAAAAATCAAACCTGGGTCGTGATTTAAAAGTTGGTTTATGGCAATGATCACATTAAAAATTCTACCAATAAATCATTCCTCAAGTATTCTTGTAAATtgccacagaaaaaaatgaagcatgcTTTTGTCACAGACAACTGATAAGCTCAAGATATTTTagctgagagacagaaaaattagGCATAATGaattgggggatgggctaattccacctggaaataaatggaatcagGTTAATtggtttgtatttgtgtgtgttttcctttgtgtttttctttactgCAGTCTCTAGGGTCCCTACAAATGAGGCCAAGCAAGATAAGGGACATTCAAGGATCTGGTGTGGGGACTTCAGCCAGGAAGCAGAAATTGATCTAATGCTCAGTTAAAAGTCTACCCCAAAACATCTTCCCAGCTGAATCTTGTTACTGCTCTGTTCCAATGGGTACAGTCTTCTTTATATATAAGAGGGTGTTTGCTACATGGGTCTGTTCCCTATTCCAACTGGCTCATAGCATGGGCTTTTGTTctttgatgcctttttttttttttttaagtttatttgtttattttgagagatagagaattccaagcaggctctgcaccatcagcatggagccggcgcggggcttgaacccatgatcagtgttgtcatgacctgagttggacccttaactgactgaaccacccaggtgcccctgttctttgatatcttttttttttaatttttaaaaaatgtttatttatttttgagacagagagagacagagcatgaatgggagagggtcagagagagagggagacacagaatctgaagcaggctccaggctctgagctgtcagtacagagccagacatggggctcgaactcacggactgtgagatcatgacctgagccgaagtcggacacttaaccgactgagccacccaggcgcccctgttctttggTATCTTGATGAAGGAGTTATATTGGGATCTTCTAGTTGCTTTGAGTGTCAGTGGAGGTTTTGGCTTGGAAAATACTTCATATTGTGTCTGGTGGAGAAAGGTAAGATAATTTTGTATACTTTAGGGATGGAAGCTAATCTTGACCAACTAAATGAACCACCATATATTGAAGAAGGGCCACTTATTTCACATCCACCCTCATGGCACTAGCCCAGTCAGGTCATATCTTCCAAGGGGACTATACTTCACAAATTGATTTTAGTCTTTGCCCTGTGATTTCTTTCAGCCAGTGAGATACGAGCGGCCTAATGAAGCAGTCTATACCATCTCTGAGCAGAATCCTCCCATCGTTTTGGGCCATTCCTCTTTTCTCACTACTATGAGCCTGTCCTAGATAATGATGATCCCATTAACCTGAATCCCAGAAGGATGAGAGATAGACTTTTGTTGAGGTAAGCCACTAGTGTTTTGAGGTCATTTATTACCATGACATAATTGAGACTAAAGTGGATATACAGATTTCGTTGTTGTATCTTAAGCTCTGTGATCAGGGTtaagtgttcctttttatttacttattttaatcttttaatgtttattttttgagaaagcgagtgagagcaagccagggaggggcagagagaaaggagagagaaatcccaagcagcctctgcactctcagcgcagagcctgacacagggcccaagCTCacccctgtgagatcatgacctgagccaaaaccaagagcaggatgcttaactgactaagccacccagatgcccaagtcttcatttttaaataattatctgaATATTCCCAGAAACCCATTTGTTATAGTGCCTGCCCCCTTCTTTTAACTGCAGGAAGTTTTCATGAAATTTAGAAGGGCATGAGATCCATTTTCTAAACAAAAAGTCCCAACAGACTTGTTCTTATCTCAGGTGTGAAACCTAAGAGTGCTAGTAGGACAGGATCCATTCTGTTGAAGATCATGTGAAGTTATGTGCACAGGTGGTCACGTGACACACAGAAACTAAGGAATGTCCCTGTTAAGTAAGACTCAGAATGTTGCCTACATGAAATGAGTGTTTTCTTCATCTTGGGGAAGAGGTTTATTTGTACTGTAGGAAGGAAGGACACAAAGGTGTAAAACAAACACCTCCTGGATTTAGTTATCCAGTTACCCTATCTGTTTATTCAAAAGTGGAGAcagggggcatgtgggtggctcagttggttaagtgtccaactttggctcaggtcatgatctcgcggttcgtgagttcaagccctgctttgggctctgtgctgacagctcagagcctgaagcctattttggattctgtgtctccctctccctctgcccatcccctgctcacacactctctctctctgtgtcaaaaataaataagtattaaaaaagaaaaaaaaatggatagaaagCCACAGTTTCAGGGCCGATATCAGGGGGACTTTGATTCAGAGAGTTGACTGAGATAGCAAAGACTTGGGCTTTGTCAGAGAGGGGTGAGGTACTCCTACCCTGGTAGCAGATGGGACAAGGGGATGTCAAGACAAGCTTTTTTCCTGACTGCGTGAGCGTGTGAGAAACAAAGGCTGTCTTTCCTAGGGTTGCACATGTAATCACAGAGGTTGTGTATTGCACTTTTCTAGAACCAC
The sequence above is a segment of the Leopardus geoffroyi isolate Oge1 chromosome E2, O.geoffroyi_Oge1_pat1.0, whole genome shotgun sequence genome. Coding sequences within it:
- the DUXB gene encoding LOW QUALITY PROTEIN: double homeobox protein B (The sequence of the model RefSeq protein was modified relative to this genomic sequence to represent the inferred CDS: inserted 4 bases in 2 codons; substituted 1 base at 1 genomic stop codon), with the protein product MGRLQKETWKGRTVYNQSQKDILQGGPGWLSWLSLQLLLKKDILQASFEQNPYSDKATRKQWGKEIGIPEYKIHISIRFLFHDLSDSSVRNKSMAPQLEYLPKAAREDWTSITRPQSHILLQAFERNQFPDITTRKKLAKITDIQESRIQVSSVYGTKYVLPVSDEPNISTCSSPIPGVLCLLCEPRTKRHDGTTHKDYAERILYSPRNYRPIPSTLRVSDTQAPFWPPKQEKCQNHKEXKHTGVLQLKDYSQPHPEHQNHQLQDLGQVDIXILQWCDEICQXLIAKWDPRGGTH